The Halomonas sp. KG2 genome contains a region encoding:
- a CDS encoding SMP-30/gluconolactonase/LRE family protein: MSEVAFASQAVLGESPVWSASTNRLLWVDALGASLNLFDPITGQNDVYAMPSPLGFVAETSAGQWIVGIGCHVERVSRSGDRQRIATALHGKVGYRFNDATLDPFGRLWVGLMNEALKEDSGYLYRLDPDGAWYTVDSGFTLINGIDWSRDRSTLYVTDSRKGVIYAYDHDPLSGEVKNRRPLILINPHQGKPDGLTVDREGCLLSVLFDGAAIARISPEGYIASTIALPVPRPTSCAFDVTGQHLYVTSARLGLSKSEIARAPASGALLRIDYQQVTG; the protein is encoded by the coding sequence ATGAGCGAGGTGGCCTTTGCCAGTCAAGCCGTGCTGGGAGAGTCGCCGGTCTGGAGCGCTTCCACTAATCGGCTGCTATGGGTAGATGCCCTGGGTGCCTCACTCAATCTATTCGATCCAATAACGGGCCAAAATGATGTCTATGCGATGCCCAGCCCGTTGGGCTTTGTCGCGGAGACATCGGCTGGCCAGTGGATCGTCGGCATCGGTTGCCATGTTGAGCGAGTCAGTAGGTCAGGTGATCGGCAGAGAATAGCGACCGCGCTGCATGGCAAAGTAGGATATCGGTTTAATGATGCTACCCTCGACCCGTTCGGTCGCCTGTGGGTGGGCCTGATGAATGAAGCGCTAAAAGAGGATTCGGGCTATCTCTATCGGCTTGACCCTGATGGCGCGTGGTACACGGTCGATTCGGGATTCACGCTCATTAATGGCATTGACTGGAGCCGTGATAGGAGCACGCTCTACGTGACTGACTCCCGCAAGGGTGTCATCTACGCCTATGATCACGACCCCTTATCCGGCGAGGTTAAAAATCGGCGCCCCCTGATCCTTATTAACCCTCATCAAGGCAAACCGGATGGGCTAACGGTGGATAGAGAGGGATGCCTACTCAGTGTTCTTTTTGATGGCGCTGCTATCGCCCGGATATCTCCAGAGGGGTATATTGCCAGTACGATTGCGCTCCCCGTCCCGCGCCCAACCAGCTGTGCCTTTGATGTAACGGGCCAACACCTCTACGTTACCTCTGCACGGCTTGGTTTATCCAAAAGCGAAATAGCAAGAGCGCCCGCCTCTGGGGCGCTGCTTCGAATTGACTATCAACAGGTGACGGGATGA
- a CDS encoding KAP family NTPase, producing MILGEKMLLTDNETKVDLLNNEAIASTIIELLQSRPNHPITIGVHGDWGAGKSSVLEMVESGLDGNDEVLCLKFNGWRFQGFEDAKIALIEGIVSGLIKKRPALTKAAGAVKEVFQCIDWLKLAKRAGGLAVTTFTGIPSKDQIQSLVGSLESMVGAPGELATKENLLTAIEETKGVLKPGEIKNVPEEVEAFRKAFDDLLKEAGIKQLIVLVDDLDRCLPDTAIETLEAIRLFVFTSRTAFVVAADEAMIEYAVRKHFPDLPDSTGPRDYARNYLEKLIQVPIRIPALGETETRIYVTLLLVGVDLGETDAGYAKLIDAAREQLKRPWVSSGLDGAIIRNALGDSAKKANNALILSDQIGPILASGTKGNPRQIKRFLNTLLLRERTAIARGFGEDIKLPILAKLMLAERFIPKLFEQIAYVSATHPKGQCEDLGLLEESLKTVATDEKPIDDKGAEDFQEISPQPETAVLAEWKASEVVREWALLKPALAGVDIRPYLFVTKDKKDYFGPVSVLGHLSAVVDKLFGGKMVVQGFEAELKQLAQPEADKVFEAVRGRIVSAGEFSTKPEGIDGLIVLVKAQPGLQGPLLDFLESLPKDKCGPWVVGGWQGAIKDQGPNARLTALLGNWSKVTNNKFLKAAAERALSQPKGSR from the coding sequence ATGATTTTAGGGGAAAAAATGCTCCTGACTGACAACGAAACAAAGGTTGATCTTCTTAATAATGAAGCAATAGCTAGTACTATCATAGAATTGCTCCAATCGCGACCTAATCACCCTATAACCATTGGCGTCCATGGAGATTGGGGGGCTGGTAAGTCCAGTGTGCTAGAAATGGTTGAGTCAGGCCTAGATGGTAATGACGAAGTATTGTGTCTCAAGTTCAATGGTTGGAGATTTCAGGGCTTTGAAGATGCCAAAATCGCACTAATCGAAGGCATAGTATCAGGGTTAATTAAGAAGCGTCCTGCATTAACAAAAGCTGCAGGTGCTGTTAAAGAAGTATTCCAATGTATTGATTGGTTAAAACTTGCAAAGCGGGCTGGCGGTCTTGCAGTTACTACTTTTACCGGAATTCCATCGAAGGATCAAATCCAGTCTCTAGTAGGCTCGCTCGAATCTATGGTAGGTGCTCCTGGAGAGCTAGCGACAAAAGAGAACCTTTTGACAGCTATCGAAGAGACTAAAGGTGTCTTAAAGCCCGGTGAGATAAAGAATGTCCCTGAAGAGGTAGAAGCGTTTCGGAAAGCTTTTGATGACCTGCTTAAGGAAGCAGGAATTAAGCAACTTATTGTCCTAGTTGATGATCTTGATCGCTGTCTACCCGATACAGCCATTGAGACCCTTGAGGCTATTAGGCTGTTTGTGTTCACCTCACGGACTGCGTTTGTTGTCGCAGCTGACGAAGCTATGATCGAATACGCAGTGCGCAAGCACTTTCCTGATTTGCCGGATAGCACTGGCCCGAGAGATTATGCTCGTAATTACCTAGAGAAGCTCATTCAGGTACCGATCCGCATCCCTGCTCTGGGTGAAACAGAAACACGTATCTACGTGACGTTATTATTGGTTGGCGTCGACCTTGGAGAAACAGACGCTGGTTATGCAAAACTGATTGACGCGGCCAGGGAGCAGTTAAAGCGCCCTTGGGTGAGTAGTGGATTGGATGGGGCAATCATTCGAAATGCGTTGGGTGACAGTGCTAAAAAAGCAAACAACGCTCTTATCCTAAGCGATCAGATTGGTCCTATCCTCGCCAGTGGAACCAAGGGAAATCCGCGACAAATAAAACGCTTTCTCAACACGTTGCTGTTGCGGGAGCGCACGGCAATCGCCAGAGGCTTTGGTGAGGATATCAAGCTTCCCATTCTAGCAAAGCTAATGCTAGCCGAACGGTTTATACCCAAACTGTTCGAGCAGATTGCTTATGTCTCTGCAACTCACCCAAAGGGCCAATGTGAAGACCTTGGATTACTCGAAGAAAGTTTAAAAACTGTGGCTACAGATGAGAAGCCCATTGATGATAAAGGTGCAGAAGATTTTCAAGAAATATCGCCACAGCCTGAAACAGCAGTGCTTGCTGAGTGGAAAGCCAGTGAGGTAGTAAGAGAGTGGGCACTTTTAAAACCAGCTTTAGCGGGAGTCGATATCCGGCCTTATCTTTTCGTGACCAAGGATAAGAAGGATTACTTCGGTCCAGTATCGGTTTTGGGTCATTTGTCTGCTGTGGTAGATAAGCTTTTTGGTGGAAAGATGGTTGTACAGGGTTTTGAGGCAGAGCTTAAACAGCTTGCCCAGCCTGAGGCAGATAAGGTGTTCGAGGCAGTGCGTGGCAGGATTGTGAGTGCTGGGGAATTCAGTACAAAGCCTGAAGGTATTGACGGTCTTATTGTACTTGTAAAAGCTCAGCCTGGCTTGCAGGGCCCTCTGTTGGATTTTCTGGAATCGTTACCCAAGGATAAATGTGGCCCCTGGGTTGTCGGTGGATGGCAAGGTGCAATCAAAGACCAGGGGCCTAATGCACGTTTAACAGCTCTGTTAGGTAACTGGAGTAAAGTTACTAACAATAAATTCTTGAAAGCAGCGGCTGAGAGGGCGCTCAGTCAACCAAAAGGAAGTCGTTGA
- a CDS encoding SDR family NAD(P)-dependent oxidoreductase, which translates to MVRFDGQVVLITGAGRGLGLAYARCVARLGATVLLQDNGANSAGHGTDPQVAEQAAEQLRLEGLDARAVLVDIGSREGCHALVRSVLMTNGRLDALIHNAGWVAYNNIDAIEESAFDHMMAVAAKAPLWLAQAAWPAMKTAGYGRIVMTTSCRALFPQYVQSGLASYAAAKLAVVGIMNVLTAEGQQDGIIVNVVSPVAKTRMWGVEGEPDELRPSDVAPGVAYLASSQCAEGGWILRAANGQFHATKALEAEGVDYPRDLRAVGASTADEVAANWVLIAVPSIEPRS; encoded by the coding sequence ATGGTGCGCTTTGATGGGCAGGTGGTGCTGATTACCGGAGCAGGTCGTGGGCTGGGTTTAGCATATGCCCGGTGTGTTGCACGCCTTGGGGCAACGGTGCTGCTGCAGGATAATGGTGCCAATTCTGCGGGGCATGGAACCGATCCGCAGGTGGCGGAGCAAGCCGCCGAGCAACTCCGGTTGGAAGGTCTGGATGCAAGAGCCGTCTTGGTGGATATTGGGTCACGTGAAGGCTGCCATGCACTCGTACGCAGTGTTCTGATGACCAACGGACGATTGGATGCGCTGATTCATAATGCAGGGTGGGTCGCCTACAACAACATTGACGCTATAGAGGAGAGCGCCTTCGACCACATGATGGCCGTCGCCGCCAAGGCGCCGCTTTGGCTCGCACAGGCAGCTTGGCCTGCGATGAAAACAGCGGGCTATGGCCGTATCGTCATGACTACGTCTTGTCGGGCACTCTTTCCGCAGTATGTTCAGAGCGGGCTTGCTTCCTACGCAGCTGCCAAGCTGGCGGTAGTGGGAATCATGAATGTGCTGACTGCCGAAGGCCAACAGGATGGGATTATCGTCAATGTGGTTTCCCCCGTTGCCAAGACACGCATGTGGGGAGTCGAGGGGGAGCCAGACGAACTGCGCCCCTCTGATGTTGCGCCAGGCGTGGCATATCTTGCCTCTTCACAATGCGCAGAGGGTGGCTGGATACTGCGTGCCGCGAACGGTCAGTTTCATGCCACCAAAGCACTGGAAGCAGAGGGAGTTGACTATCCGCGTGATCTGCGTGCAGTTGGTGCCTCGACAGCGGATGAGGTAGCGGCGAACTGGGTACTGATAGCTGTTCCTAGCATAGAGCCCCGTTCATGA